The Ignatzschineria rhizosphaerae genome contains a region encoding:
- a CDS encoding ABC transporter ATP-binding protein codes for MSDHIIKLQDIHLSFGERVIFKDLSIEIPTGKITAILGPSGSGKTTLLRLLSGQIIPQAGNVELMGENVGEISIKNLYKIRTKMGVLFQSGALFTDMTVYDNVAFALREHTALDESMINTLVLLKLQSVGLRALKDYYPAQLSGGQARRAALARAIALDPSLLLYDEPFTGQDPISMGVLIRLIKNLNEALKITSVVISHDVEEVLSIADNALILGEGRIITQGSPDEIRNHQDPWVKQFINGDSDGPVPFHIPIKPLEEVLF; via the coding sequence GGATCTCTCTATTGAGATTCCTACTGGCAAAATAACTGCGATTTTGGGACCTTCAGGTTCTGGAAAAACGACCTTATTGAGATTGCTTAGTGGGCAAATTATTCCACAGGCAGGTAATGTTGAGTTGATGGGTGAAAATGTTGGCGAGATTTCAATTAAGAACCTCTATAAGATTAGAACAAAGATGGGAGTTCTTTTCCAGTCAGGTGCACTTTTCACTGATATGACGGTTTACGATAATGTCGCTTTTGCCTTAAGGGAGCATACCGCTCTTGATGAATCAATGATAAATACTCTTGTATTATTAAAGTTACAATCTGTTGGGCTAAGAGCTTTAAAAGATTATTATCCCGCACAGTTATCAGGGGGACAGGCAAGGCGCGCAGCATTAGCAAGAGCAATAGCATTAGATCCATCTTTACTACTTTATGATGAGCCTTTTACAGGGCAAGACCCCATTTCTATGGGAGTTTTAATTCGGTTAATCAAAAATTTAAATGAGGCACTGAAAATTACAAGTGTTGTGATATCTCATGATGTTGAAGAGGTATTGTCGATTGCTGATAATGCACTGATTTTAGGTGAGGGGCGTATTATTACTCAAGGTTCACCTGATGAAATTAGAAATCATCAAGATCCTTGGGTTAAGCAGTTTATTAATGGGGATTCAGATGGTCCTGTACCATTTCATATTCCGATAAAACCATTAGAGGAGGTGCTATTTTGA